In a single window of the Rhopalosiphum padi isolate XX-2018 chromosome 1, ASM2088224v1, whole genome shotgun sequence genome:
- the LOC132917586 gene encoding uncharacterized protein LOC132917586, with protein MDFEHASINAFKIVFPHAEQQGCFFHFSKCMWRQIQNVGLVENYINNANFALHIRMLAALAYVPPDNVINAYEEILETQFYVENEDLVMPFLDYFEDNWVGKITGRRKTRRQPRHPIDIWNCHYSAKNGLPTTNNAVEGWHRGFTSVIGASHPNIWKFMDGIKKVQNIEELKREQYNAGEQPQKKKKVQGL; from the exons ATGGACTTTGAACATGCCTCAATCAATgcattcaaaattgtttttccacACGCTGAACAACAAggttgtttttttcatttttctaaatgtATGTGGCGACAAATTCAAAATGTTGGTCTAgtcgaaaattatattaataatgctaACTTTGCTCTTCATATTCGTATGTTAGCTGCTTTGGCCTATGTTCCACCAGATAACGTTATTAATGCATACGAAGAAATTTTAGAAACACAAttttatgttgaaaatgaaGACCTGGTAATGCCATTCTTGGATTATTTCGAGGATAACTGGGTAGGAAAAATAACAGGAAGACGAAAAACTCGACGACAACCAAGACATCCTATTGATATTTGGAATTGTCACTATTCAGCCAAAAATGGTCTTCCAACAACAAACAACGCTGTTGAAGGATGGCACAGAGGATTTACATCTGTTATTg GAGCAAGCCACCCTAATATATGGAAATTCATGGATGGAATTAAGAAAGTTCAAAACATAGAAGAATTAAAACGAGAGCAGTATAATGCTGGAGAACaaccacagaaaaaaaaaaaagtacaaggaCTGTAA
- the LOC132926837 gene encoding uncharacterized protein LOC132926837: MKIDKRTDDADDDGCYEYMRLTHTLAVCCGLPITRRRTGGVGERCDRDSDEVGAKPELGPLYQNCPISAKPITLLISNLLSSVFEPAGHKYAFDWRILPLWLAFTALDLSIIYYNYLEASSYVGASFRKCFEESYCFAVIELANRNLGPFSALVCAMFYGRRHKAAALAGTERVLAFIRDTDRDTGPDKTVPLSWAAKYYSAAMMFAYTVFIWMYTAAVPAVVILFYSINAVGQTAIYNLATFQYHVLGCGYARIDHLLEADAVGRRARRTLAARVARLSRMADDFGRQVSHLNRAYTMILFMKWPYSVVRIIMVVFRIIEMSAAVQSNGPFARIAVVLIVEHVGEIFLFLVQLSYFCYTGARLSSQARVYTPDDDNNIIILYLIL, from the exons ATGAAAATCGATAAGCGCACTGACGATGCCGACGACGACGGCTGTTACGAGTACATGCGTCTGACACACACATTGGCAGTATGCTGTGGACTACCCATCACTCGCAGACGAACCGGCGGCGTCGGCGAACGCTGCGATAGAGACTCAGATGAAGTTGGAG CTAAGCCGGAACTCGGGCCATTATACCAAAACTGCCCAATATCGGCGAAACCTATAACGTTACtgattagtaatttattatcgtCGGTTTTTGAGCCCGCAGGACACAAGTACGCGTTCGACTGGCGCATCTTGCCCTTGTGGCTGGCGTTCACGGCGCTGGACTTGTCCATCATATACTACAACTACTTGGAAGCTTCCAGTTACGTCGGCGCGTCGTTCCGGAAGTGTTTCGAGGAGTCGTACTGCTTCGCCGTCATCGAGCTGGCCAACCGGAACCTGGGCCCGTTCTCTGCGTTGGTCTGCGCCATGTTCTACGGGCGCCGGCACAAAGCGGCCGCGCTCGCCGGCACGGAGCGCGTGCTGGCGTTCATCCGGGACACGGATCGGGACACAGGCCCGGACAAGACCGTGCCGCTATCGTGGGCTGCCAAGTACTACTCGGCCGCCATGATGTTCGCGTACACGGTGTTCATATGGATGTACACGGCGGCCGTACCGGCGgtcgtcatattattttacagcatAAATGCGGTGGGCCAGACAGCCATCTACAACCTGGCCACGTTCCAGTACCACGTGCTGGGCTGCGGTTACGCGCGCATCGATCACCTGCTGGAGGCGGACGCGGTGGGCCGCCGGGCACGCCGGACGCTGGCCGCGCGCGTGGCCCGCCTGTCCCGGATGGCCGACGACTTTGGCCGACAGGTGAGCCACCTCAACCGGGCGTACACGATGATCCTGTTTATGAAATGGCCGTACAGCGTGGTCCGCATCATCATGGTCGTGTTCCGCATCATCGAAATGTCGGCCGCCGTGCAAAGCAACGGGCCGTTCGCTCGCATAGCCGTCGTACTCATCGTCGAACACGTGGGCGAGATATTCCTGTTCCTGGTGCAACTGTCGTATTTCTGCTACACGGGCGCCCGCTTGTCCAGTCAGGCACGTGTGTATACGCCCGacgatgacaataatattattatattatacctaatattatag